The following coding sequences are from one Mus pahari chromosome X, PAHARI_EIJ_v1.1, whole genome shotgun sequence window:
- the Akap14 gene encoding A-kinase anchor protein 14 codes for MTVAHFVPAPPVVPVAHFVPAPPVVPVAHFVPAPPVVPVAHFVPAPPVVPVAHFVPAAPVVSLAHFVPAAPVVPVEHFVPAAPVVPVEHFVPAAPVTPVVHAAPVTPVVHAAPATPVAPAAPVVPAAPVGPVAPAVPIAPVVPVAPAVPVAPVVPEVKQKIPVSEVKGKKEVPLHVPELKETKALLFAPAIKVKKVGSEIKEKAHVTDIKEKKIIVTDVKEKKPVVVEKTDDGTNEVARTIVEGVLTAAVQFVEEARNPIKNIKWLTHGEFTPEKGRKQIENFVSTWEFQNRWVYYADFIEKKDLIHSFHYIYRVRWSAPTAVRPMARVSANALFTIKFNKSKPADMPVDVSYIFENSALLQRPGKIRFREQWLRDITETKHILLESIPFKVV; via the exons ATGACG GTTGCGCATTTTGTACCTGCTCCACCAGTTGTGCCAGTTGCGCATTTTGTACCTGCTCCACCAGTTGTGCCAGTTGCACATTTTGTACCTGCTCCACCAGTTGTGCCAGTTGCGCATTTTGTACCTGCTCCACCAGTTGTGCCAGTTGCTCATTTTGTACCTGCTGCACCAGTTGTGTCACTTGCACATTTTGTACCTGCTGCACCAGTTGTGCCAGTTGAGCATTTTGTACCTGCTGCACCAGTTGTGCCAGTTGAGCATTTTGTACCTGCTGCACCTGTTACGCCAGTTGTACATGCTGCACCTGTTACGCCAGTTGTGCATGCTGCACCTGCTACACCTGTTGCACCTGCTGCACCAGTTGTGCCTGCTGCACCAGTTGGGCCAGTTGCGCCAGCTGTGCCCATTGCGCCAGTTGTGCCAGTTGCACCAGCTGTGCCAGTTGCACCAGTTGTGCCAGAAGTAAAACAGAAGATCCCAGtgtcagaggtgaaggggaaaaAGGAAGTGCCACTACATGTGCCTGAGTTAAAGGAAACCAAGGCGTTGTTATTCGCACCAGCGATAAAAGTAAAGAAGGTTGGATCGGAGATCAAAGAGAAGGCGCATGTGACAGACATAAAAGAGAAGAAGATT ATTGTGACAGACGTAAAAGAGAAAAAGCCTGTAGTCGTAGAGAAAACAGACGATGGGACGAATGAAGTTGCTCGGACTATAGTAGAAGGCGTACTGACTGCTGCTGTTCAGTTTGTGGAAG AAGCCAGAAACCCCATCAAGAACATCAAGTGGCTCACTCACGGGGAATTCACACCAGAAAAAGGTcgaaaacaaattgaaaatttCGTTTCA aCATGGGAGTTTCAAAACCGCTGGGTGTATTATGCtgattttatagagaaaaaagaCTTAATTCACTCCTTCCACTATATCTACCGGGTGCGATGGAGTGCCCCTACGGCTGTGAGACCCATGGCACGAGTCAGTGCCAATGCCTTATTCACCATCAAGTTCAACAAGAGCAAACCTGCC GATATGCCTGTTGATGTCTCTTACATCTTTGAGAATTCAGCACTGCTTCAAAG ACCAGGAAAGATTCGATTTCGAGAACAATGGCTGCGGGATATTACTGAGACCAAGCATATTTTGTTGGAGTCCATACCCTTTAAAGTTGTTTGA